A window of Nicotiana tabacum cultivar K326 chromosome 24, ASM71507v2, whole genome shotgun sequence contains these coding sequences:
- the LOC107807369 gene encoding amino acid permease 4-like isoform X2 produces MLPRSRTLPARINHGEVEERHDVKHYFQVDVQPKHQKETEPINIQTNYSKCFDDDGRLKRTGTFWTATSHIITAVIGSGVLSLAWAIGQLGWVAGPAVMILFAFVILYTSNLLSQCYRTGDPANGPRNHTYTEAVKGILGGKKVKVCGLIQYLNLFGVAIGYTIAASVSMLAIKRSNCFHKSHRRDPCHMSSNGYMIAFGVIEILFSQIPDFDQVWWLSIVAAIMSFTYSTVGLVLGIAKVAENKSFKGSLTGISIGTVTYVGTVTSTQKLWRSLQALGAIAFAYSFSIILIEIQDTIKSPPAEHKTMKKASMLSIGVTTIFYLLCGCMGYAAFGDDAPGNLLTGFGFFDPYWLLDIANAAIVIHLIGAYQVYCQPLFAFVEKWSAKKWSNSNFVTAEHGIRIPLFGVYQLNFFRVIWRTIFVILTTIIAMLLPFFNDVVGLLGALGFWPLTVYFPIEMYIKQKKIGRWTNQWIGLQMLSAACLFVSIAAAVGSIAGQNLP; encoded by the exons ATGTTGCCAAGGAGTCGAACTCTTCCTGCCAGAATAAACCATGGTGAA GTAGAAGAAAGGCATGATGTTAAGCACTATTTCCAAGTGGATGTCCAACCGAAACATCAAAAGGAAACTGAGCCAATAAACATTCAAACCAACTACTCCAAATGCTTTGATGATGATGGCCGTTTAAAGAGAACAG GAACTTTCTGGACTGCAACATCACATATAATCACAGCTGTTATTGGTTCAGGAGTCCTCTCATTAGCATGGGCAATAGGACAACTTGGTTGGGTAGCAGGACCTGCTGTAATGATCCTTTTTGCTTTTGTCATTTTATATACTTCAAATCTTCTGTCTCAATGCTACAGAACTGGAGATCCTGCCAATGGCCCTAGGAATCACACATATACGGAGGCTGTCAAGGGAATATTAG gAGGGAAGAAAGTGAAAGTGTGTGGATTGATTCAGTACTTGAACTTGTTTGGCGTGGCTATTGGATACACCATTGCTGCATCAGTCAGTATGTT GGCAATAAAAAGGTCAAATTGTTTCCACAAGAGTCACAGGAGAGATCCTTGCCATATGTCTAGTAATGGATATATGATAGCATTTGGTGTCATTGAAATCTTGTTCTCTCAGATCCCTGATTTTGATCAAGTGTGGTGGCTCTCTATTGTTGCTGCAATTATGTCCTTCACATACTCTACTGTTGGTCTTGTTCTTGGAATTGCTAAAGTTGCTG AAAATAAAAGCTTCAAAGGGAGCCTTACTGGAATTAGTATTGGTACTGTAACATATGTTGGAACTGTAACTTCCACTCAAAAATTATGGAGGAGTTTGCAAGCTCTAGGGGCAATTGCCTTTGCATATTCTTTCTCCATCATACTTATTGAGATTCAG GATACAATCAAATCTCCTCCTGCAGAACATAAAACAATGAAGAAAGCCAGTATGCTGAGCATCGGCGTCACGACTATTTTTTATTTACTCTGTGGATGTATGGGCTATGCTGCTTTTGGAGATGATGCTCCAGGAAATCTCCTCACTGGTTTTGGATTTTTCGATCCATATTGGTTGCTCGACATAGCAAATGCAGCTATTGTCATTCACCTTATTGGTGCTTATCAG GTATATTGTCAACCTCTCTTTGCatttgtggagaaatggagcgcGAAAAAATGGTCTAACAGCAATTTTGTAACAGCAGAACATGGCATTCGTATCCCTTTATTTGGTGTTTACCAGCTTAACTTCTTTCGTGTAATATGGAGGACGATTTTTGTAATATTAACAACGATCATAGCGATGCTTTTGCCATTCTTTAATGACGTTGTTGGATTACTAGGAGCGTTGGGATTTTGGCCACTGACTGTATATTTCCCAATAGAAATGTATATTAAGCAAAAGAAGATTGGAAGATGGACAAACCAATGGATAGGACTTCAAATGCTAAGCGCAGCTTGTTTATTTGTGTCTATAGCTGCAGCAGTTGGTTCTATAGCAG GTCAAAATTTACCCTAG
- the LOC107807369 gene encoding amino acid permease 4-like isoform X1, translating to MLPRSRTLPARINHGEVEERHDVKHYFQVDVQPKHQKETEPINIQTNYSKCFDDDGRLKRTGTFWTATSHIITAVIGSGVLSLAWAIGQLGWVAGPAVMILFAFVILYTSNLLSQCYRTGDPANGPRNHTYTEAVKGILGGKKVKVCGLIQYLNLFGVAIGYTIAASVSMLAIKRSNCFHKSHRRDPCHMSSNGYMIAFGVIEILFSQIPDFDQVWWLSIVAAIMSFTYSTVGLVLGIAKVAENKSFKGSLTGISIGTVTYVGTVTSTQKLWRSLQALGAIAFAYSFSIILIEIQDTIKSPPAEHKTMKKASMLSIGVTTIFYLLCGCMGYAAFGDDAPGNLLTGFGFFDPYWLLDIANAAIVIHLIGAYQVYCQPLFAFVEKWSAKKWSNSNFVTAEHGIRIPLFGVYQLNFFRVIWRTIFVILTTIIAMLLPFFNDVVGLLGALGFWPLTVYFPIEMYIKQKKIGRWTNQWIGLQMLSAACLFVSIAAAVGSIAGVVLDLKTYKPFNTTY from the exons ATGTTGCCAAGGAGTCGAACTCTTCCTGCCAGAATAAACCATGGTGAA GTAGAAGAAAGGCATGATGTTAAGCACTATTTCCAAGTGGATGTCCAACCGAAACATCAAAAGGAAACTGAGCCAATAAACATTCAAACCAACTACTCCAAATGCTTTGATGATGATGGCCGTTTAAAGAGAACAG GAACTTTCTGGACTGCAACATCACATATAATCACAGCTGTTATTGGTTCAGGAGTCCTCTCATTAGCATGGGCAATAGGACAACTTGGTTGGGTAGCAGGACCTGCTGTAATGATCCTTTTTGCTTTTGTCATTTTATATACTTCAAATCTTCTGTCTCAATGCTACAGAACTGGAGATCCTGCCAATGGCCCTAGGAATCACACATATACGGAGGCTGTCAAGGGAATATTAG gAGGGAAGAAAGTGAAAGTGTGTGGATTGATTCAGTACTTGAACTTGTTTGGCGTGGCTATTGGATACACCATTGCTGCATCAGTCAGTATGTT GGCAATAAAAAGGTCAAATTGTTTCCACAAGAGTCACAGGAGAGATCCTTGCCATATGTCTAGTAATGGATATATGATAGCATTTGGTGTCATTGAAATCTTGTTCTCTCAGATCCCTGATTTTGATCAAGTGTGGTGGCTCTCTATTGTTGCTGCAATTATGTCCTTCACATACTCTACTGTTGGTCTTGTTCTTGGAATTGCTAAAGTTGCTG AAAATAAAAGCTTCAAAGGGAGCCTTACTGGAATTAGTATTGGTACTGTAACATATGTTGGAACTGTAACTTCCACTCAAAAATTATGGAGGAGTTTGCAAGCTCTAGGGGCAATTGCCTTTGCATATTCTTTCTCCATCATACTTATTGAGATTCAG GATACAATCAAATCTCCTCCTGCAGAACATAAAACAATGAAGAAAGCCAGTATGCTGAGCATCGGCGTCACGACTATTTTTTATTTACTCTGTGGATGTATGGGCTATGCTGCTTTTGGAGATGATGCTCCAGGAAATCTCCTCACTGGTTTTGGATTTTTCGATCCATATTGGTTGCTCGACATAGCAAATGCAGCTATTGTCATTCACCTTATTGGTGCTTATCAG GTATATTGTCAACCTCTCTTTGCatttgtggagaaatggagcgcGAAAAAATGGTCTAACAGCAATTTTGTAACAGCAGAACATGGCATTCGTATCCCTTTATTTGGTGTTTACCAGCTTAACTTCTTTCGTGTAATATGGAGGACGATTTTTGTAATATTAACAACGATCATAGCGATGCTTTTGCCATTCTTTAATGACGTTGTTGGATTACTAGGAGCGTTGGGATTTTGGCCACTGACTGTATATTTCCCAATAGAAATGTATATTAAGCAAAAGAAGATTGGAAGATGGACAAACCAATGGATAGGACTTCAAATGCTAAGCGCAGCTTGTTTATTTGTGTCTATAGCTGCAGCAGTTGGTTCTATAGCAGGTGTTGTTCTTGATCTCAAAACTTATAAACCTTTCAACACTACGTACTAA